One part of the Eleginops maclovinus isolate JMC-PN-2008 ecotype Puerto Natales chromosome 14, JC_Emac_rtc_rv5, whole genome shotgun sequence genome encodes these proteins:
- the LOC134876160 gene encoding FERM domain-containing protein 7: MGDRTRKRLLTSRSRVSKETKLRLRVLFLDDSERTFEVEQKVLGRDFFNKVCGHLKLLEKEYFGLEFRHHGGNYVWLELLKPLAKQIKYTDDLFFRFIVKFFPPDPGQLKRGLTRYLFALQIKQDLSHGSLTCNDNSAALLVSHILQSELGDYDDDLDAQHLEMKQYVPNQEYLDHKIIKFHKKHRGITPGDSDIHLLEVARKLDMYGIRPHPAHDGEGMRINLAVTHSGVLVFQGNTKINTFSWAKIRKLSFKRKHFLIKLHDTVGPLCKDTLEFSMASRDVCKSFWKTSVEYHAFFRLAEEPNTRHKTLLSCKGSSFRYSGRTQKQLLECMGSGEKKPSHFERTYCQSDYDPRQCRSSPDLLTDVSKQMYEQSRLFTRPGHALAVCSQDEMDPHERGAEVTRRTRPLTRVTPLSPSLHPSSPSSKLRSSSTSVMEDARLGRIGIQRQAQRLAGVYGNRSRRRPNPQPHPDAGQQLVLLYPNTPAYQFHPILPTFPLASSSPLSRHPYLSDYVTVSSLERFPQARRDYVPMDGLSRQPFFPLSQDSPPIRRQLRPSGSGGLGLSRVYQPGSNGSRLLGIGRTEPGHYSDDCNFLPGLPRRVASQPDVKFHLSRSTNPAFDPASEFRPLGYYPHLNRPSRPTYLPLNSSPIPDRPTSLCMIGGTTGNYSDSDPEVFYPYYCKPPPLGRMVRPPGLARMRFSSGSLQLDEEEECEEEDDNGAAKGKAPKALKGEEEKKENMEGTAITQVTL, from the exons ATGGGGGACCGGACCCGGAAGAGACTCCTCACCTCCCGGTCCCGGGTCTCCAAGGAAACCAAGCTCCGGCTCCGGGTCCTTTTCCTGGACGACAGCGAGCGCACCTTCGAAGTGGAG CAAAAGGTCTTAGGCCGAGACTTCTTCAACAAAGTGTGCGGGCATCTGAAGCTGCTGGAGAAGGAGTACTTCGGACTGGAGTTCAGGCACCATGGAGGGAACTac gtgtGGTTGGAGCTGCTGAAGCCGCTGGCCAAACAGATCAAAT ACACCGACGATCTGTTCTTCAGGTTTATAGTCAAGTTTTTCCCGCCAGATCCTGGACAACTCAAGAGAGGCCTCACCAG atatcTTTTTGCCTTACAGATAAAGCAGGACTTGTCTCACGGCAGTCTGACCTGTAATGACAACAGCGCCGCCCTGCTGGTGTCTCACATACTGCAGT cagaGCTAGGGGACTACGACGATGACCTGGATGCTCAACATTTAGAGATGAAGCAGTACGTCCCCAACCAGGAATATCTGGACCACAAGATCATCAAGTTCCACAAGAAACACAG aggtATAACTCCAGGAGACTCCGACATCCACCTGCTGGAGGTGGCCAGGAAGCTGGACATGTATGGCATCAGGCCTCACCCGGCCCACGATGGGGAGGGGATGAGGATCAATCTGGCCGTCACTCACTCTGGGGTACTGGTCTTTCAG GGAAACACAAAGATCAACACATTCAGCTGGGCGAAGATCCGCAAGCTGAGCTTCAAGCGGAAACACTTCCTCATCAAACTTCACGACACCGTCGGG CCGTTGTGTAAGGACACACTCGAGTTCTCCATGGCCAGTCGAGATGTGTGCAAGTCCTTCTGGAAGACGAGTGTCGAGTACCACGCCTTCTTCAGACTCGCCGAGGAACCGAACACGAGACACAAAACTCTGCTGTCCTGCAAAGGCTCCAGCTTCAGATACAG TGGACGGACGCAGAAACAGCTGCTGGAGTGTATGGGATCAGGGGAGAAGAAGCCTTCGCATTTTGAGAG GACTTACTGCCAGTCAGACTACGACCCCCGGCAGTGTCGCTCTTCTCCTGATCTCCTCACGGACGTCTCCAAACAG ATGTACGAGCAATCCCGCCTCTTCACCCGCCCGGGTCATGCGTTGGCAGTCTGCAGTCAGGATGAGATGGACCCCCACGAGCGAGGCGCTGAAGTCACCCGTCGGACTCGCCCTCTCACCAGAGTCACTCCTCTGTCTCCATCCTTACACCCATCAAGCCCTTCGTCCAAGCTGAGATCTTCCTCCACGTCCGTGATGGAGGACGCGAGGCTGGGACGAATCGGGATTCAGCGGCAAGCCCAAAGGTTAGCCGGCGTCTATGGGAATCGGTCACGGCGTCGACCCAATCCCCAGCCTCACCCGGACGCCGGTCAGCAGCTGGTTCTTCTTTACCCAAACACTCCGGCCTACCAGTTCCACCCCATCCTCCCAACATTCCCACTGGCAAGTTCCTCGCCTCTCAGCCGACACCCCTACTTGTCGGACTACGTCACCGTATCCTCATTGGAACGCTTCCCGCAAGCAAGGAGGGATTACGTGCCGATGGACGGGTTATCACGACAGCCTTTCTTCCCGCTAAGCCAGGATTCGCCGCCAATCAGGAGGCAGCTTCGCCCGTCCGGATCAGGCGGGCTGGGCTTGAGTCGGGTTTACCAGCCAGGAAGCAACGGATCGAGGCTTTTAGGCATCGGACGAACTGAGCCGGGGCATTACAGCGACGACTGCAACTTCCTACCTGGGCTTCCTCGCCGCGTAGCTAGCCAACCAGATGTGAAGTTTCACCTTTCAAGGAGCACCAACCCTGCCTTTGACCCGGCCTCTGAGTTTCGCCCTCTCGGTTACTACCCCCATCTGAACCGTCCTTCAAGACCCACCTACCTCCCGCTGAACTCCTCCCCGATCCCAGATCGACCCACCTCGCTGTGCATGATCGGCGGCACCACGGGAAACTACAGCGACTCGGACCCGGAGGTTTTCTACCCGTATTACTGCAAACCACCCCCGCTTGGTAGAATGGTTCGTCCCCCTGGGCTAGCAAGAATGAGGTTTTCCTCTGGGAGCCTCCAActggacgaggaggaggagtgcGAGGAGGAAGACGATAATGGAGCGGCGAAGGGTAAAGCACCAAAGGCGTTGAAGggggaagaagagaagaaggagaacaTGGAAGGAACTGCGATTACTCAAGTGACTCTGTAG